A genomic window from Fibrobacterota bacterium includes:
- a CDS encoding fibro-slime domain-containing protein produces MASVSRFLRLLSVGLALALALPGGAQAEKTLMWLVDWYELGNVDTITKINSVTIPHYDGTAGYYFSTTDQALALTNAYAAPIPVNTGYRNDTLPDSLKIPLEIPRSWYSISNFNTANYQSNRIRIYLSYAGQKHMPMLQRQDPKVQVDVYPLGAGQTDQLEGKFVNGCIDSTYGDTVWFWTGALTAAGISSNASASSIKCLDHNPFFEKIGTVHVLNPWPGKTVYAQVGSKWYPLYQEAGRPGWVSTTLWADPRTPQDFKIRLANADPTVATTVQYWDAGGIGTNANGVFLDYSVAPGKGKEVWILPPFGGATKPAVTKAPPVALTLYVKRPSWSASAVRVVQQGLDARFIAASTKYCDWFEINFYQGAVPTNIVLTNPVGDTIYGNKGKVRAPTIFSTFTDWIDLTKASGPVFSLNTDANTPLFLPGVPSTGGLCDTKVLAFSAYDFAWTMPATHFYEPFSETGPDNNCPGSGNTATKGLVLNTLDPVTGFPVMNSAHKAACGINTKVPSNSPGLWFDTLWRTSAGVISNANSAGATALNQFHCVRVPLRLDAAGQYYTYTNSTFFPLDTATRIPAPYRPANGTDFKFAMHAKAAFEYVPGLKFDFTGDDDVWIFINKKLALDLGGQHGPQSGSINVDNLGLVEGKSYQFDMFYTERQGLGSSISIKTTMNLVPVIEVSFDTSLSSGKTTVIDSRITETTADASKCAEEGTASTVRTRQGNPVYTLIFPDGTELQIDSTYLAATMPGASISQNGSRLTVDTSAVQKSGRLTMSGLYQIRVDLGSDSRLVKWSNVSKAVEVVGDLFDANGDGRPDSVVLHVVGSAPAFMKPINAVLRWADRAGKTDSTTVTALVRQPGDSVLVGTFLLPDRTQCPPAGCKANMGDVYTQLFQDTVRNPIVELVDRIAPVADSAWLIYDTTGISGAKDTLYVRVSEPLLQFSGALPVGDSAWVLTGRTAIKRPVAGQATLADGGLLLKLAIDPKSNPVQPGDSVRLGGFSGDALGNAPWELSKWVFLKADPVATSWMLDRNGDGAPDQVRFDSRGDLSKATNLVVHWKTVSGADTALNLATPTGVTTFVDLPSNLWKNSTSCAGCHVEVVIGTQTSRFRLLDSVPAVALKADFRFGQLKDTLIVVASEPVVEGNLPNEGWFGLKNVGDPGALGTRVSVTGAGPGTVLKLILDAGAVSGDSLRLRGWAVDANNVVPGAVSPFVPVMYGPQLIRVILRDLNGDGQADDIEYRLTRTATGAPVPTGFGATWNGLPGAAATLARSADLLSWRGAIGPFGLATSGQAGDKGWISVGTDITSYAAGIEDSIAPVATAAKLIFGFDPGSADTLEITGSELLNFTGADLAWLGADSGSTTPTIVPIATTPTARTPSLKIAVPAGSIPSNMAWARFGTGVSDGANFVGASSRWVPLKVTPSGRAALYDTDGDGKANFVSVRMRGTMQATEAILTWAGQTQTWRIGGSRTGNYTLSPTDSGLWFAKGATACGTAPCTIRFLDNGAEVTTWTLIDSVAPMVVAAHYSYGDTTSDTLRVRFSEPMKVVSNLSSWVEWGSASSVGAVTHDAPVATLAADGVNAILVLSGANIAGTDWDKIRIATGALAGKIQDEAGVSAGTASPFAPLTFGLPPMKSAVSDPDGQGRATHVSISTLRDVSPLSLAAIKSWTIEWSGAKLVVDVAALPQTSPGHWSGALSSPFALGITSCEGPCSAIATGATDQRSLVKLIDSVPPSLISAKFRYSRPEVIKDTLIFELSEPWPAQQPGDLVTALVMLGRLSDSAREVTPMLHWYQTGERTFVIVVDTSWQRRLHRGDSARLSYNGGLSRVLDLLGNRVGKLSRWVPLEFGERPLELIIRQEHAILVNGRDKAEPWTEPAADVPGLEMLVRDDLTRSYVQVDGTIKVGPDGTVTGATPAKNNPARTMDVYIKLNRPLDGTIFVYDNMGVGVRQLDLSELKKLWPAGSEDVQREIKISWNGTDPRNKFVAGGVYLMRAFVKYRSKDGKEDFKNLLWKYGWIREGATK; encoded by the coding sequence ATGGCATCGGTATCGCGCTTCCTTCGCCTTCTTTCCGTCGGCCTTGCCTTGGCCCTGGCCTTGCCGGGCGGCGCTCAGGCGGAAAAGACATTGATGTGGCTGGTCGACTGGTACGAGTTGGGCAATGTCGACACCATCACCAAGATCAACTCCGTGACCATTCCCCACTATGACGGGACGGCAGGGTACTATTTCTCCACCACCGACCAAGCTTTGGCCCTGACCAACGCCTATGCCGCCCCGATTCCCGTGAATACCGGGTATCGCAACGACACCTTGCCGGACTCCCTGAAAATCCCATTGGAGATACCACGGAGTTGGTACTCGATTTCCAACTTCAACACGGCCAATTACCAGTCCAACCGAATCCGGATCTATCTGAGCTATGCCGGGCAAAAGCACATGCCCATGCTCCAGCGCCAAGATCCTAAGGTCCAGGTGGACGTGTACCCGTTGGGTGCTGGCCAGACCGATCAGCTGGAGGGAAAATTCGTCAACGGCTGTATCGATAGCACCTACGGCGACACGGTTTGGTTCTGGACCGGGGCCCTGACGGCTGCCGGGATTTCCAGCAACGCCTCCGCTTCTTCCATCAAATGCCTGGACCACAATCCGTTCTTCGAAAAGATCGGAACCGTGCACGTTCTGAATCCATGGCCGGGCAAAACGGTCTACGCCCAGGTGGGCAGCAAGTGGTACCCGCTTTACCAGGAGGCCGGGCGTCCGGGCTGGGTGTCCACCACCTTGTGGGCCGATCCCCGCACGCCGCAGGATTTCAAGATCCGGCTGGCCAACGCCGATCCCACCGTGGCGACCACCGTCCAATATTGGGACGCGGGCGGCATCGGAACGAATGCCAATGGAGTCTTTCTCGATTACTCCGTGGCCCCTGGCAAAGGCAAGGAAGTCTGGATCCTGCCGCCGTTCGGTGGGGCCACCAAACCGGCCGTGACCAAGGCGCCCCCGGTTGCCCTGACCTTGTACGTCAAGCGCCCGTCGTGGTCGGCCAGCGCCGTGCGCGTGGTGCAGCAGGGCTTGGATGCCCGGTTCATCGCGGCCTCCACCAAGTACTGCGACTGGTTCGAAATCAATTTCTACCAAGGCGCGGTGCCCACCAACATTGTTCTGACCAATCCGGTGGGCGATACCATCTACGGCAACAAGGGCAAGGTCCGAGCGCCCACGATCTTTTCCACCTTCACCGATTGGATCGATCTGACCAAGGCCTCCGGCCCGGTGTTTTCGTTGAACACGGATGCCAACACCCCGCTGTTCCTTCCTGGTGTTCCGAGCACCGGCGGACTTTGCGACACCAAGGTTCTCGCGTTCAGCGCCTACGATTTCGCTTGGACCATGCCAGCCACCCATTTCTATGAACCCTTCAGCGAGACCGGACCTGACAACAACTGTCCAGGATCTGGGAACACCGCCACCAAGGGGTTGGTGCTGAACACCCTCGATCCGGTCACGGGCTTTCCCGTGATGAATTCCGCCCACAAGGCGGCATGCGGCATCAACACCAAGGTGCCGAGCAACAGTCCCGGCCTTTGGTTCGACACCCTTTGGCGCACCTCGGCGGGCGTGATTTCCAATGCCAACAGCGCCGGAGCCACGGCGCTCAACCAATTCCACTGCGTGCGGGTTCCGCTGCGCCTGGATGCCGCCGGACAGTACTACACATACACCAACAGCACGTTCTTCCCGCTCGACACCGCCACGAGGATCCCGGCTCCATATCGCCCAGCGAACGGGACCGATTTCAAGTTCGCCATGCATGCCAAGGCCGCTTTCGAGTACGTGCCTGGCCTGAAATTCGATTTCACCGGCGACGACGACGTCTGGATTTTCATCAACAAGAAGCTTGCCCTGGATTTGGGTGGGCAGCACGGCCCCCAGTCCGGATCGATCAACGTGGACAATCTCGGGTTGGTGGAAGGAAAGTCCTACCAGTTCGACATGTTCTACACGGAACGGCAGGGCCTTGGTTCCAGCATCAGCATCAAGACCACCATGAACCTGGTCCCCGTGATCGAGGTTTCCTTCGACACCAGCCTCTCCAGCGGCAAGACCACGGTGATCGACTCGCGCATCACGGAAACCACCGCCGATGCCAGCAAATGTGCGGAGGAAGGCACAGCCAGCACGGTCAGAACCCGTCAAGGAAATCCGGTCTACACCCTGATCTTCCCGGACGGCACCGAGCTGCAGATCGATTCCACGTACCTTGCCGCGACCATGCCTGGCGCTTCCATTTCGCAAAACGGCAGCCGGCTCACGGTAGATACCTCCGCGGTGCAAAAGTCGGGTCGTTTGACCATGAGCGGTCTGTACCAGATCCGCGTGGACCTGGGTTCGGATTCCCGACTGGTCAAATGGTCGAACGTATCCAAGGCCGTGGAGGTTGTGGGCGACCTGTTCGACGCCAACGGCGATGGTCGCCCGGACAGCGTGGTGCTGCATGTCGTGGGATCCGCTCCCGCGTTCATGAAGCCCATCAACGCCGTGTTGCGCTGGGCCGATCGGGCCGGAAAGACCGACTCCACCACGGTGACCGCGTTGGTTCGCCAGCCTGGAGACTCCGTGTTGGTCGGAACCTTCCTTCTGCCGGACCGCACGCAATGTCCTCCCGCGGGCTGCAAGGCCAACATGGGCGATGTCTATACCCAGTTGTTCCAGGACACCGTGCGAAACCCCATCGTGGAGCTCGTCGATCGAATCGCTCCGGTGGCGGACAGCGCTTGGCTGATCTACGACACCACCGGGATCTCGGGTGCCAAAGACACCCTCTACGTGCGGGTGAGCGAACCTCTGCTCCAGTTCTCGGGCGCGCTTCCGGTGGGGGACTCCGCTTGGGTCCTGACGGGTAGAACCGCCATCAAGCGGCCTGTGGCCGGGCAGGCGACGCTGGCCGACGGCGGGCTTCTCCTGAAGCTCGCGATCGACCCCAAGTCAAATCCTGTCCAACCTGGAGACTCTGTTCGCCTGGGTGGATTTTCCGGAGACGCCCTGGGCAACGCTCCCTGGGAGCTGTCCAAGTGGGTGTTCCTGAAGGCGGATCCTGTCGCCACTTCCTGGATGTTGGACCGCAACGGCGACGGTGCCCCGGACCAGGTTCGCTTCGATTCCCGCGGGGATCTCTCCAAGGCCACCAATCTGGTGGTGCACTGGAAGACGGTCTCCGGAGCGGACACGGCTCTGAACCTCGCGACGCCCACCGGCGTGACCACCTTCGTTGACCTTCCGTCCAACCTTTGGAAGAACTCCACTTCCTGTGCCGGTTGCCACGTGGAAGTGGTGATCGGAACCCAGACGAGTCGTTTCCGCCTGCTGGATTCCGTTCCTGCGGTCGCCCTGAAAGCGGACTTCCGGTTCGGACAGCTCAAGGACACCTTGATCGTGGTCGCTTCCGAACCCGTTGTGGAAGGAAATCTTCCCAACGAAGGATGGTTTGGATTGAAGAACGTCGGTGATCCCGGAGCTCTCGGAACTCGTGTTTCCGTGACCGGAGCCGGCCCTGGCACGGTGCTCAAGCTGATTTTGGATGCGGGTGCCGTTTCGGGTGATTCGCTTCGTCTGCGCGGCTGGGCGGTGGACGCCAACAATGTGGTGCCTGGAGCGGTTTCGCCCTTCGTGCCCGTGATGTACGGCCCCCAACTCATCCGGGTGATCCTGCGCGACCTAAACGGCGACGGCCAAGCCGACGACATCGAGTACCGACTGACCCGCACGGCCACCGGTGCCCCGGTCCCGACAGGATTCGGCGCCACCTGGAACGGTCTCCCGGGCGCGGCGGCCACCCTGGCTCGCAGTGCGGACCTGCTGTCCTGGCGTGGTGCCATCGGTCCCTTCGGCCTTGCCACCAGCGGACAGGCGGGTGACAAGGGTTGGATCTCCGTTGGAACCGACATCACCTCCTACGCGGCGGGCATCGAGGATTCCATCGCCCCCGTGGCCACCGCGGCGAAGCTGATCTTCGGTTTCGACCCCGGTTCGGCCGACACCTTGGAAATCACCGGCTCCGAATTGCTGAACTTCACCGGCGCGGATCTGGCCTGGCTCGGAGCGGACTCCGGATCCACCACTCCGACCATCGTTCCCATCGCCACGACTCCGACCGCCCGGACGCCTTCCTTGAAGATCGCCGTTCCCGCCGGTTCGATCCCCTCCAACATGGCGTGGGCTCGTTTCGGTACCGGCGTGTCCGACGGAGCGAATTTCGTGGGCGCGTCCTCGCGCTGGGTGCCTCTGAAGGTCACGCCGTCCGGTCGGGCGGCCCTGTACGACACCGATGGCGACGGCAAGGCAAATTTTGTCTCGGTGCGCATGCGCGGCACCATGCAGGCCACGGAAGCCATCTTGACCTGGGCTGGCCAAACCCAGACCTGGCGGATCGGCGGGTCCCGGACGGGCAACTACACGCTCTCGCCGACGGATTCCGGCCTTTGGTTCGCCAAGGGGGCCACGGCTTGCGGAACCGCCCCCTGCACGATCCGGTTCCTGGACAACGGAGCCGAAGTGACCACCTGGACCCTGATCGACAGCGTCGCTCCGATGGTGGTCGCTGCCCATTATTCCTACGGCGATACGACTTCGGACACTCTGCGCGTGCGGTTTTCCGAACCGATGAAGGTGGTTTCCAACCTTTCGTCCTGGGTGGAGTGGGGAAGTGCTTCGTCCGTCGGCGCCGTCACCCATGACGCTCCCGTGGCCACTCTCGCCGCCGATGGCGTCAATGCCATCCTGGTTTTGAGCGGAGCGAACATCGCCGGCACGGATTGGGACAAGATCCGCATCGCCACCGGGGCTTTGGCGGGCAAGATCCAGGATGAAGCCGGTGTGAGTGCCGGCACGGCAAGTCCCTTCGCGCCCTTGACCTTCGGACTGCCGCCCATGAAGTCCGCGGTCTCGGATCCGGACGGACAAGGCCGTGCGACCCACGTTTCCATTTCCACGCTTCGCGACGTGTCCCCGCTTTCGCTGGCCGCGATCAAATCCTGGACCATCGAGTGGAGCGGTGCCAAGCTGGTGGTGGATGTCGCCGCACTGCCCCAGACCAGCCCAGGCCACTGGAGTGGTGCCCTCTCTTCGCCATTCGCCTTGGGGATCACCTCCTGCGAGGGCCCCTGCAGCGCGATCGCAACCGGTGCCACCGATCAGAGAAGCCTGGTCAAGCTGATCGACAGTGTTCCTCCATCGCTGATTTCCGCCAAATTCCGTTACAGCAGGCCGGAAGTCATCAAGGACACCCTGATCTTCGAGCTTTCCGAGCCCTGGCCCGCCCAGCAGCCGGGCGATCTGGTCACGGCATTGGTGATGCTGGGAAGACTTTCGGATTCTGCCCGGGAGGTCACTCCCATGCTGCATTGGTACCAGACCGGCGAGCGCACTTTTGTGATCGTCGTGGACACGAGCTGGCAACGTCGATTGCATCGGGGGGACTCTGCGCGTCTTTCCTACAACGGGGGTCTTTCCCGGGTGCTGGACTTGCTCGGCAACCGGGTGGGCAAACTGTCGCGTTGGGTTCCATTGGAATTCGGCGAGCGTCCTTTGGAGCTGATCATCCGCCAGGAACATGCGATTCTCGTCAACGGTCGCGACAAGGCGGAGCCCTGGACGGAACCCGCGGCGGATGTTCCGGGTCTGGAGATGCTGGTGCGCGACGATTTGACCAGAAGCTACGTGCAGGTGGACGGGACCATCAAGGTCGGTCCCGACGGCACCGTGACCGGCGCCACCCCGGCAAAGAACAACCCGGCGCGCACGATGGATGTCTACATCAAGCTCAATCGTCCGTTGGACGGCACGATCTTCGTCTACGACAACATGGGTGTCGGAGTGCGGCAGTTGGATCTGTCGGAACTCAAGAAGCTCTGGCCGGCCGGCAGCGAGGACGTGCAGCGGGAGATCAAGATTTCCTGGAACGGCACCGATCCCCGCAACAAGTTCGTGGCCGGAGGGGTTTACTTGATGCGCGCTTTCGTGAAGTACCGCAGCAAGGACGGAAAGGAAGATTTCAAGAACCTCCTGTGGAAGTACGGATGGATCCGGGAGGGTGCCACCAAGTAG